From the genome of Streptomyces sp. NBC_01341, one region includes:
- a CDS encoding P-II family nitrogen regulator — protein MKLITAVVKPHRLDEIKEALQAFGVQGLTVTEASGYGRQRGHTEVYRGAEYTVDLVPKIRIEVLVEDEDAEQLIDVVVKAARTGKIGDGKVWSVPVDTAIRVRTGERGPDAL, from the coding sequence ATGAAGCTCATCACCGCAGTCGTGAAGCCGCACCGGCTGGACGAGATCAAGGAGGCCCTCCAGGCTTTCGGCGTCCAGGGCCTCACGGTCACGGAGGCCAGCGGCTACGGGCGTCAGCGCGGCCACACCGAGGTCTACCGGGGCGCCGAGTACACCGTCGACCTCGTCCCCAAGATCCGCATCGAGGTGCTGGTCGAGGACGAGGACGCCGAACAGCTCATCGACGTGGTGGTCAAGGCCGCCAGGACGGGCAAGATCGGTGACGGAAAGGTCTGGAGCGTCCCGGTCGACACGGCCATCCGCGTACGGACGGGCGAACGCGGCCCGGACGCACTCTGA
- a CDS encoding ammonium transporter, translating into MPPGITTLAADAPELSAANTGFMLICTAMVMLMTPGLAFFYGGMVRVKSTLNMLMMSFISLGIVTILWVLYGFSLAFGTDVGSVIGWSSDYVGLSGIGVTELWDGYTIPVYVFAVFQLMFAVLTPALISGALADRVKFTSWALFITLWVTVVYFPVAHWVWGAGGWLFELGVIDFAGGTAVHINAGAAALGVILVIGKRVGFKKDPMRPHSLPLVMLGAALLWFGWFGFNAGSWLGNDDGVGAVMFVNTQVATGAAVLGWLAYEKVRHGSFTTLGAASGAVAGLVAITPAGGAVSPLGAIAIGVIAGVLCAMAVGLKYRFGYDDSLDVVGVHLVGGVLGSLLIGFFATGGVQSDAKGLFYGGGLDQLGKQAVGVFAVLAYSLVVSALLALLLDKTIGMRVSEDDEISGIDQVEHAETAYDFSGAGGGSAPRTTASAPGNGAAPTNKKVDA; encoded by the coding sequence ATGCCCCCAGGCATCACGACGCTTGCCGCAGACGCCCCCGAGCTGTCTGCCGCCAACACAGGGTTCATGCTCATCTGCACCGCCATGGTGATGCTCATGACCCCGGGTCTGGCCTTCTTCTACGGAGGCATGGTCCGCGTCAAGAGCACCCTGAACATGCTGATGATGAGCTTCATCAGCCTCGGGATCGTCACGATCCTGTGGGTGCTCTACGGATTCAGTCTCGCCTTCGGCACCGACGTCGGCTCCGTCATCGGATGGAGCTCGGACTACGTCGGCCTCAGCGGGATCGGGGTCACCGAGCTGTGGGACGGCTACACCATCCCGGTGTACGTCTTCGCGGTCTTCCAGCTGATGTTCGCCGTCCTGACGCCCGCCCTCATCAGCGGCGCCCTCGCGGACCGTGTCAAGTTCACCTCCTGGGCGCTGTTCATCACCCTCTGGGTCACGGTGGTCTACTTCCCGGTCGCCCACTGGGTCTGGGGTGCCGGCGGCTGGCTCTTCGAGCTGGGTGTCATCGACTTCGCCGGTGGTACGGCCGTCCACATCAACGCGGGTGCCGCCGCCCTCGGCGTGATCCTCGTCATCGGCAAGCGGGTGGGCTTCAAGAAGGACCCGATGCGGCCGCACAGCCTGCCGCTCGTCATGCTCGGCGCGGCTCTCCTGTGGTTCGGCTGGTTCGGCTTCAACGCCGGCTCGTGGCTCGGCAACGACGACGGTGTCGGTGCCGTCATGTTCGTCAACACGCAGGTCGCCACCGGTGCGGCGGTCCTCGGCTGGCTCGCCTACGAGAAGGTCCGCCACGGCTCCTTCACCACCCTCGGCGCCGCCTCCGGCGCCGTCGCGGGCCTCGTCGCCATCACCCCCGCGGGCGGTGCGGTCAGCCCGCTCGGCGCCATCGCGATCGGTGTGATCGCCGGTGTCCTGTGCGCCATGGCGGTCGGTCTGAAGTACAGGTTCGGCTACGACGACTCCCTCGACGTCGTCGGCGTCCACCTCGTCGGCGGTGTGCTCGGCTCCCTGCTCATCGGCTTCTTCGCCACCGGCGGAGTGCAGTCCGACGCCAAGGGCCTCTTCTACGGCGGCGGACTCGACCAGCTCGGCAAGCAGGCCGTCGGTGTCTTCGCGGTCCTCGCGTACTCTCTCGTCGTCTCCGCACTCCTGGCCCTCCTCCTCGACAAGACCATCGGGATGCGCGTCAGCGAGGACGACGAGATCTCCGGCATCGACCAGGTCGAGCACGCCGAGACCGCCTACGACTTCAGCGGCGCCGGCGGCGGCTCCGCCCCGCGCACCACGGCATCGGCGCCCGGTAACGGGGCAGCCCCGACGAACAAGAAGGTGGACGCATGA